From Woronichinia naegeliana WA131, the proteins below share one genomic window:
- a CDS encoding KilA-N domain-containing protein: MNTRIKTIERKIEGIAIYQRETDGYVNATQICKAHLEITGERKDTSNWLQTKMAQSAINKLSLVTGIPVTELIEVKQGGKYQGTWIHPRLAVRFTMWVNDDFSLFVEDWIHSWLGSGYTPAQMEADIDRIAMRDKLKNSSRTALTDQVKSFLEASNQYNPRSKETGIFFGRVHNEVNLVLTGEKASDMRQRLESSLGKPVSENELLRDYFPITDLADYAAICQTAANNIENGMHPINAIKMAAKQVLPPNHVPNPIDFTEKISFARYRLEQARRGRFYLEDEK, encoded by the coding sequence ATGAACACTAGAATTAAGACTATAGAGCGCAAAATTGAGGGAATTGCCATATATCAGCGAGAAACAGATGGATATGTCAATGCAACCCAGATATGTAAGGCACATCTGGAGATAACGGGAGAGAGAAAAGATACGTCCAATTGGCTACAAACAAAAATGGCACAGTCCGCCATCAATAAGCTTTCTCTCGTTACAGGAATTCCTGTAACGGAATTAATAGAGGTAAAGCAAGGTGGCAAATATCAGGGGACATGGATACATCCCCGTCTTGCTGTTCGTTTTACGATGTGGGTCAACGATGATTTTTCTTTGTTCGTAGAAGACTGGATTCATTCTTGGTTGGGTTCTGGCTATACTCCTGCTCAGATGGAAGCAGATATAGACAGGATTGCTATGCGTGATAAATTGAAAAATTCTAGCAGGACAGCACTGACAGATCAGGTAAAGTCGTTTTTAGAGGCATCCAACCAATACAACCCACGTTCTAAAGAAACAGGGATATTCTTTGGACGAGTCCACAACGAAGTCAATCTTGTTCTTACAGGAGAGAAGGCTTCTGACATGAGGCAAAGGCTGGAGTCTTCTTTAGGTAAGCCTGTTAGTGAAAATGAATTACTTCGTGATTATTTTCCTATTACTGATTTGGCTGATTATGCTGCGATTTGTCAGACAGCAGCAAACAACATAGAAAACGGGATGCACCCCATAAACGCCATAAAAATGGCCGCCAAGCAAGTTTTGCCTCCGAACCATGTTCCAAATCCAATTGACTTTACTGAAAAAATAAGTTTTGCAAGGTATCGCTTAGAGCAAGCTAGACGAGGACGGTTCTATCTTGAAGATGAAAAATAA